From Ignavibacteria bacterium, one genomic window encodes:
- a CDS encoding glycosyltransferase family 4 protein, translating into MKAEPRLNILSVAFPFAPVRTDTAGGAEQVLAMIDGALIEHGHNSVVVACEGSCVKGKLIKTPGVHGSIDPDTKEFFEGEHLAAIEQALENHKVDLIHMHGIDFAHYIPGTEIPILVTLHLPLSWYPQDKLTSPQKGVFFNCVSRSQFESRPEMPSLLGYIDNGINLKNFKVKVSRHNYALSLGRICWDKGYHAALDAAKKAGIPLIIAGELFPYEYHREYYNKEILPRLDGDNYKFIGPVGLEKKKRLLSAARCLLVPSMVPETSSLVAMEAMACGTPVIAYPQGALTEIIEDGKTGFIVNSIDEMAEAIKRADKIDPSVCRRTARERFSSEKTILGYFSLYRKIIKDFNPVPLRKSSKRRILNG; encoded by the coding sequence ATGAAAGCTGAACCCAGGCTTAACATATTAAGCGTTGCTTTTCCTTTCGCTCCCGTCAGGACCGATACTGCAGGGGGAGCCGAACAGGTGCTTGCAATGATAGATGGGGCCCTGATAGAACATGGGCATAACTCTGTTGTTGTTGCCTGCGAGGGATCATGCGTAAAGGGAAAGCTCATTAAAACGCCCGGCGTCCACGGCTCCATCGACCCGGATACTAAAGAGTTTTTTGAAGGAGAACACCTTGCGGCAATTGAGCAGGCTCTTGAAAACCATAAAGTTGACCTTATACACATGCACGGAATTGATTTTGCACATTATATTCCAGGAACCGAAATTCCAATACTGGTAACGCTTCACCTCCCTTTGTCCTGGTATCCGCAGGATAAGCTTACCAGCCCCCAAAAGGGCGTATTTTTTAACTGCGTCTCACGTTCACAGTTCGAAAGCCGCCCCGAGATGCCGTCTTTGCTCGGCTACATAGATAACGGGATAAACCTTAAGAATTTCAAGGTAAAGGTAAGCCGTCATAACTATGCCCTCTCTTTAGGAAGAATATGCTGGGATAAGGGGTACCATGCGGCGCTTGACGCCGCAAAGAAGGCGGGCATCCCACTTATAATTGCAGGCGAACTTTTTCCTTATGAATACCACAGGGAATACTATAACAAAGAAATACTCCCAAGGCTCGACGGTGACAACTATAAATTTATCGGCCCCGTTGGCCTGGAAAAAAAGAAAAGACTGCTCTCGGCAGCCAGGTGCCTCCTTGTCCCGAGCATGGTTCCCGAGACGAGCTCACTGGTTGCCATGGAAGCCATGGCCTGCGGAACACCCGTAATTGCATACCCTCAAGGAGCACTGACCGAAATAATTGAAGACGGAAAAACAGGCTTCATAGTTAACAGCATTGACGAGATGGCTGAGGCAATTAAGCGTGCGGATAAAATTGATCCCTCTGTCTGCCGCAGAACGGCACGCGAAAGGTTTTCATCTGAAAAAACAATCCTCGGGTACTTCAGCCTCTACAGAAAAATAATTAAAGACTTTAACCCCGTACCGTTAAGAAAAAGTTCAAAAAGAAGGATTCTTAATGGATGA
- a CDS encoding GNAT family N-acetyltransferase codes for MDDTPGISLHIREIKNIEELNEARSEWIELYEASSQSTPFQSPAWLINWWKYFGNDNLYTAAVYNRRILVGLAPMYIFNYRSNNENLRQLTFIGTGNTDYMDVLCRPKFEREAVRTISEFLLDTKENWDVCDFQELRQSSPLLKIKVPEMLESRIINSDVCPVAVLPGSFYDYLQSLPVSFRKNTVRARRQLWDSGTLRLETAKKENLDEYMDWLFRLHNASWKNRNMPGLLEESTLQNFHRDAARDLLEQGSLRLYALKHDGRIIAAVYSLIKNDRLYYYIGGFDPAFSKYSPGSVILLEINESAISEGIRKFDFLRGRENYKYKWKTEDRNNYRLFIKKKLTE; via the coding sequence ATGGATGATACTCCTGGAATATCTCTCCACATAAGAGAGATAAAAAATATTGAAGAACTTAATGAAGCCAGAAGTGAGTGGATAGAACTCTATGAGGCTTCCTCCCAGTCCACGCCTTTTCAGTCCCCCGCCTGGCTTATAAACTGGTGGAAATATTTCGGCAATGACAATCTGTATACAGCAGCCGTCTATAACCGCAGGATCCTCGTCGGGCTTGCACCGATGTACATATTTAATTACAGAAGTAATAATGAAAACCTCAGACAGCTGACCTTTATAGGTACCGGCAATACCGATTACATGGACGTGCTCTGCCGCCCGAAATTTGAAAGGGAAGCGGTCCGCACAATCTCGGAATTCCTCCTGGACACAAAGGAAAACTGGGACGTGTGCGACTTCCAGGAGCTCAGGCAGTCATCCCCTCTGCTTAAGATAAAAGTGCCTGAAATGCTTGAATCCAGAATAATAAATTCTGACGTATGCCCGGTTGCAGTCCTTCCCGGGTCATTCTATGATTATCTTCAGAGCCTCCCTGTCTCTTTCAGGAAAAATACCGTGCGGGCAAGGCGGCAGCTCTGGGATTCAGGAACACTCAGGCTGGAAACTGCAAAAAAAGAAAACCTGGATGAATACATGGACTGGCTTTTCAGGCTCCACAACGCAAGCTGGAAAAACAGAAATATGCCGGGGCTCCTTGAAGAATCCACACTGCAGAACTTCCACAGGGATGCTGCCAGGGATCTTCTTGAACAGGGATCTTTAAGGCTTTATGCATTAAAGCACGATGGAAGGATTATAGCCGCCGTTTATTCTCTTATAAAGAATGACAGATTGTACTATTATATAGGAGGCTTCGATCCTGCATTTTCAAAATACAGTCCCGGCTCAGTCATTCTTCTTGAGATAAATGAAAGTGCAATTTCAGAGGGAATAAGGAAATTTGACTTTCTAAGGGGACGCGAAAATTATAAATATAAATGGAAGACAGAAGACAGGAACAACTACAGGTTGTTCATTAAAAAGAAATTAACGGAATAA
- a CDS encoding histidine phosphatase family protein, protein MTTFYLMRHGNTTAGDTIPGRLPGVHLSDNGRQQALRLADMLAGVPFDVIFSSPLERTRETAEPLCKHLKKDPVILDDIIEIDFGDWTGKSFSELEPDEKWKQFHTFRSGTRPPKGELMADVQKRMVDRLESLRHEYPQGTLALFSHGDPIKVAIAHYAGIPLDFILRIKINTGSFSVISIDDWGPKIHCLNQTGELPDGKPF, encoded by the coding sequence ATGACAACTTTCTATTTAATGCGCCACGGCAATACTACCGCAGGAGATACAATCCCCGGCAGGCTGCCAGGCGTGCATTTAAGCGATAACGGACGCCAACAGGCCCTCCGGTTAGCCGACATGCTTGCAGGGGTACCTTTTGACGTGATATTCTCAAGCCCTCTTGAAAGGACAAGGGAAACTGCAGAACCACTCTGTAAACACCTGAAAAAGGACCCTGTAATACTTGACGACATAATTGAAATTGATTTCGGGGACTGGACCGGGAAAAGTTTCTCAGAACTGGAGCCCGATGAAAAGTGGAAACAGTTCCACACCTTCAGAAGCGGCACCCGCCCCCCTAAAGGCGAGCTTATGGCCGACGTGCAGAAAAGAATGGTGGACCGCCTTGAAAGCCTGCGCCACGAGTACCCCCAAGGGACGCTTGCTCTCTTCAGCCACGGCGACCCCATTAAAGTCGCCATTGCACACTACGCAGGTATACCTCTCGACTTTATACTGCGCATTAAAATAAATACCGGGTCTTTCAGCGTTATTTCTATTGACGACTGGGGGCCAAAGATCCACTGCCTGAACCAGACGGGGGAACTCCCCGACGGAAAACCTTTTTAG
- a CDS encoding ABC transporter ATP-binding protein, which produces MFLFLILGLTLVVAAANALEPLIMKYIFDRLGGNTTTKTIIVGAGLLLGLGLFRDIIGGFSNWLSWRTRLNIQYGLLEATVAKLHRLPAEIHRIEGVGAIMTRLDRGITGFMSAITEISFNVLPALTYLVMAVIVMIQLDWRLTILVCLFAPVPAIIAAYAAPKQTQREQSLLDRWVRIYSRFNEVLSGIITVRSFAMEDAEKQRFLGNVKDANDIVVRGIGYDSGVSIAQSVTITVARIAAIGLGGFLVLKGQATLGTLVAFISYVGGLFGPVQGLTGIYRTIRTASVSLDQIFSILDTENFLDDKPDAVELKKCQGEIAFEDVRFNYGKSGNEILKGVDIKVKPGEMVAIVGPSGSGKTTLMALLMRFYDPTQGRITMDGVDLKDLKQNWLRKQIGVVLQDALLFNESIKNNIAYGRPNATQAEIEAAAKAANAHDFIMKLENGYDTVAGERGSRLSGGERQRIAIARALLKDAPVLILDEATSALDAELEAHVQEALDRLVKGRTTFVIAHRLSTVVNADRILVLRNGRIVEEGCHRDLLSATGYYASLVEKQMKGLAVN; this is translated from the coding sequence ATGTTTCTCTTCCTTATACTGGGTTTAACTTTAGTTGTAGCCGCTGCCAATGCGCTGGAACCCCTTATTATGAAGTATATCTTCGACAGGCTTGGCGGAAATACAACAACTAAAACTATTATCGTGGGTGCGGGACTTCTTCTTGGATTAGGGCTTTTCCGCGATATCATTGGCGGATTTTCCAACTGGCTTAGCTGGAGGACAAGGCTTAATATTCAGTACGGCCTCCTGGAGGCTACCGTGGCTAAGCTCCATCGCCTCCCGGCCGAAATCCACCGCATAGAAGGCGTCGGCGCCATAATGACACGCCTCGACCGCGGCATCACGGGCTTTATGTCGGCAATTACAGAAATCTCCTTTAATGTGCTTCCGGCTCTTACATACCTCGTTATGGCTGTAATTGTAATGATACAGCTAGACTGGCGCCTTACTATACTGGTCTGCCTTTTTGCCCCGGTTCCCGCTATTATTGCAGCCTATGCCGCACCAAAACAAACCCAGAGAGAACAGAGCCTGCTCGACCGCTGGGTGCGCATTTACTCCAGGTTTAATGAGGTCCTATCCGGCATCATTACAGTAAGAAGCTTTGCAATGGAAGACGCCGAAAAACAGCGCTTTTTAGGTAATGTTAAAGACGCTAACGACATCGTCGTTCGAGGCATCGGCTACGACTCCGGCGTCAGCATCGCTCAAAGCGTGACAATTACAGTGGCCAGAATTGCCGCTATCGGACTGGGCGGATTTCTGGTCCTTAAAGGACAGGCTACACTGGGAACGCTTGTTGCATTTATCAGCTACGTAGGGGGACTCTTTGGACCCGTGCAGGGTCTTACGGGAATTTACCGCACAATCAGAACCGCCTCGGTTTCACTCGATCAGATATTCTCCATACTCGATACAGAAAACTTTTTAGATGATAAGCCCGATGCAGTTGAACTTAAAAAGTGCCAGGGCGAAATTGCCTTTGAAGACGTACGCTTTAATTACGGCAAATCGGGAAATGAGATACTTAAGGGCGTTGACATTAAAGTTAAACCGGGTGAAATGGTTGCAATCGTCGGCCCCTCGGGATCTGGAAAAACCACACTTATGGCGCTCTTGATGAGGTTCTATGACCCGACACAGGGCAGAATTACAATGGACGGAGTGGACTTAAAAGACTTAAAACAGAACTGGCTCCGCAAGCAGATAGGCGTTGTTCTGCAGGATGCCCTCCTCTTTAATGAATCAATAAAGAATAATATTGCATACGGACGCCCTAATGCAACACAGGCTGAAATTGAAGCTGCAGCAAAAGCTGCCAATGCACACGACTTTATTATGAAGCTTGAAAACGGCTACGATACCGTTGCCGGCGAACGCGGAAGCCGCTTATCAGGCGGTGAACGCCAGAGAATTGCAATTGCAAGAGCCCTGCTTAAAGACGCCCCTGTCCTGATACTTGATGAAGCCACTTCAGCACTCGATGCCGAACTGGAGGCCCATGTTCAGGAGGCTTTGGACAGGCTGGTAAAAGGACGCACAACGTTTGTTATTGCACACAGGCTCTCTACGGTTGTAAATGCCGACAGGATTCTTGTCCTCAGAAACGGACGAATTGTTGAGGAAGGCTGCCACAGGGATCTTCTCTCTGCAACCGGTTATTACGCTTCACTCGTTGAAAAACAGATGAAAGGACTTGCAGTCAATTAA
- a CDS encoding YgjV family protein, whose protein sequence is MELLEIIGYLASLLVAASLTMSNILRLRWINLTGAVMFVIYGLSVKAYPVFAVNGFIVIVNIYYLVQMSKKKDYFTQISASKGDPLLIKFLKFYEGDIQKYFPGFDISKLEKPECFFILRNLVPVGLFIYETVGGNKANVKLDYVIPEYRDFKNANFVYTSNLDMFKKKGLGEFVTYSRVKEHQKYLKKIGFRQNEADSAMFEREIA, encoded by the coding sequence ATGGAACTACTTGAAATAATCGGCTACCTGGCATCACTGCTGGTTGCAGCTTCACTGACGATGAGCAACATCTTAAGGCTGCGCTGGATTAATCTTACGGGTGCCGTAATGTTTGTTATTTACGGGCTTTCTGTCAAAGCTTATCCGGTTTTTGCCGTCAACGGCTTTATTGTAATTGTAAATATTTACTACCTGGTGCAGATGTCGAAAAAGAAGGACTACTTCACACAAATCTCAGCTTCCAAAGGCGATCCTCTGCTCATTAAGTTTCTGAAGTTCTACGAAGGAGACATACAGAAATACTTCCCGGGTTTCGATATCAGTAAGCTTGAAAAGCCGGAGTGCTTTTTCATTTTAAGGAACCTCGTACCCGTTGGACTTTTTATCTATGAAACCGTAGGCGGCAATAAGGCCAATGTTAAGCTGGATTATGTAATTCCTGAATACCGCGATTTTAAGAACGCAAATTTTGTCTACACGTCCAACCTGGATATGTTTAAGAAAAAAGGCTTAGGGGAGTTCGTTACTTACTCAAGGGTAAAAGAGCACCAGAAGTACTTAAAGAAAATCGGCTTCAGGCAGAATGAAGCAGACAGCGCCATGTTTGAACGGGAAATCGCCTAG
- a CDS encoding OmpA family protein: MMLQGLIGFSYSFFTKIDSDGDGVEDSKDMCPDTPPGVKVDQFGCPLDADKDGVPDYLDKCPDTPGGVRVDKNGCPLDSDGDGVPDYQDKCPNTPRGVQVDQNGCPLDSDGDGVPDYMDKCPDTPKEAKVDQNGCPLDTDGDGVPDYLDKCPNTPKGVQVDENGCPIEKEKVTITKKIILSGDTNFETGKAQLLSAAYPQLSRLADVMKNNPETRWRIEGHTDSRGSNESNMKLSQRRAEAVADFLESLGIDRRRFEIVPMGSTRPIAPNNTAEGRAMNRRVEVRLIEE; the protein is encoded by the coding sequence ATGATGCTGCAGGGTTTGATAGGCTTTTCATATTCGTTTTTTACAAAGATTGATTCGGACGGCGACGGGGTGGAGGACTCCAAGGATATGTGTCCGGATACGCCGCCGGGAGTCAAGGTGGACCAGTTCGGATGCCCGCTTGACGCCGATAAAGACGGGGTGCCGGATTACCTGGATAAATGCCCCGATACGCCAGGAGGCGTGCGTGTGGATAAAAACGGCTGCCCTCTTGATTCGGACGGTGACGGGGTGCCGGATTACCAGGATAAATGCCCTAATACGCCGCGAGGCGTTCAGGTGGACCAGAATGGCTGCCCTCTGGACAGTGACGGCGACGGGGTGCCGGACTATATGGATAAGTGTCCCGACACACCAAAAGAAGCAAAGGTGGATCAGAACGGGTGCCCGCTTGACACAGATGGCGACGGGGTGCCGGACTACTTGGATAAATGCCCCAATACGCCAAAGGGCGTGCAGGTAGACGAGAACGGCTGCCCGATAGAGAAGGAAAAAGTTACAATTACAAAAAAGATTATTCTTTCAGGCGACACGAACTTTGAAACCGGCAAGGCTCAGCTTTTATCTGCGGCATACCCGCAGTTAAGCCGTCTGGCAGATGTTATGAAAAACAATCCCGAGACGAGGTGGAGGATAGAAGGGCACACAGACAGCAGGGGTTCAAATGAATCCAATATGAAGCTTTCGCAGAGGCGTGCCGAAGCCGTAGCTGATTTTCTTGAAAGCCTTGGAATTGACAGGAGGAGGTTTGAAATTGTTCCTATGGGAAGCACGCGCCCCATCGCCCCGAACAACACAGCCGAAGGGCGTGCAATGAACAGAAGGGTGGAGGTCAGGCTGATAGAGGAATAA
- a CDS encoding peptidylprolyl isomerase translates to MKKAEIHTEKGVMKVEFYEKDAPNTVKNFINLAEKGFYNGLTFHRVIPNFVIQGGCPKGDGTGGPGYKIKCETSGGNQYHDRGVLSMAHAGKDTGGSQFFICHNRENTQHLDRKHTCFGKVVDGLDVIDQIRQGDKIEKIVVLDEE, encoded by the coding sequence ATGAAAAAAGCAGAGATCCACACCGAAAAAGGTGTCATGAAGGTGGAGTTTTACGAAAAAGACGCTCCGAATACTGTTAAAAATTTTATAAACCTCGCTGAAAAAGGCTTCTATAACGGGCTTACTTTCCACAGGGTTATACCGAACTTTGTTATACAGGGAGGATGCCCCAAGGGTGACGGTACAGGCGGACCGGGTTACAAAATTAAATGCGAAACCTCGGGCGGCAACCAGTACCACGACCGCGGAGTTCTTTCAATGGCACATGCCGGAAAAGACACCGGCGGCTCGCAGTTCTTTATCTGCCATAACAGGGAGAATACACAGCACCTGGACCGCAAGCATACCTGCTTTGGTAAAGTAGTTGATGGACTGGATGTAATAGACCAGATACGCCAGGGAGATAAGATTGAAAAAATAGTTGTCCTGGACGAAGAATAA
- a CDS encoding choice-of-anchor A family protein: MKALTFRYLLVLAILAFASNFVQASSGNCDLSGFLTYTQGGWGSTAHGKNPGSVRDKYFCQVFPTGLTVGGNYTMKFTTSQSIQNYLGGQGTPSRLTKSYTNPTSTESGNFGVQMVALTLNVYFDNAGKIGSNALALKDLVILSGKFAGKTVSEFLALANRALGGEAISGYTYSDFNDAAAAINENFDNGTVDKGFLTCPTAPKPVSIGDKVWLDSDLDGVQGLTEEGLEDVTVQLYNCSGALISETTTDLNGNYYFKNLNPGDYKIKFVITEGYLFTKKDNGGDDKDSDADLTTGFTTCYTLSSGENNYTVDAGVYEKPSPKASLGNLVWNDLNHNGVQDNGETGIANVTVELYTCSGTFAATTTTNSNGIYGFTNLNAGDYKVKFILPESYAFTSKDASEANDETDSDADLTTGFTGCYTLNAGDVNNSVDAGMYQVQQDLKADLSLTKTVDNAAPKNGDRVTFTITVTNNGPDDAHGVVVSDLLMQGLDFIGATASAGEYNNTTGTWNVGTLLKGASANLIVVVKVNAGTLMTGTVDLGPASNFNVFVLQDVNQPSSDTQGRMAVGRDATLAHYSVGDQLSATPGSDVLIVGRNLTFTVGDVYYGNVVYGNSTNLPVDQVGITGGTLRQGTPIDFDAAKTYLRNLSTQLAQKEANGTVEFQWSGLTLRGTTPLLNVFNVSGSDLSKSSSMTIDVPNGAVVLVNVDGDSVSWTGGLTVSGTDVSNVLYNFHQARALKIQGIDVRGSILAPFADVNFAAGQENGQMICNSLTGMGQFNNVHFIGNIPAERKITNIAEVSAVIEKDPDSTPGNGVESEDDFARVLVTVSPVTDGNTGNGNTGSSQKWNHVADFMSNEMVWNVAFDNSGNALAGTWGGHIYKTEDNGQNWSVLNEGMKAAFIWSIVVNSQNQIFAGTEKGVFTSVDNGKSWNETGLKDIDVRSLVKVSDVLYAGTWGKGVYKSIDNGQTWTEVNKGLSCLAVHALTVSSKGEIYAGTFGGGVFKSADNGSNWTDLNAGYPFIWALGTTSDGMLYAGTYGGGVYYSNDGGATWSKSNNGLASLFIYSVTVDNKDNVYLSSWAGGVYTASANGTIWNSLGMAGQGVSTVAVNPRTGSLLIGTSQGTVYETSLSVTGVEEKKEVPTSFQLMQNYPNPFNPSTTIKFSVPAAGTYTLKVFDVLGKEVAVLINNELTAGNYTVSFNAEKLSTGMYIYHLQGNGVNMTKKMLLMK, encoded by the coding sequence ATGAAAGCTCTTACGTTCAGATATCTTCTCGTTCTCGCGATCCTGGCTTTTGCGTCTAATTTCGTTCAGGCATCCAGCGGAAACTGCGACCTGAGCGGATTTTTGACCTACACCCAGGGGGGGTGGGGAAGCACTGCGCATGGGAAAAACCCCGGCAGTGTACGCGATAAGTATTTTTGCCAGGTATTCCCGACCGGGCTTACCGTCGGCGGAAACTACACGATGAAATTTACTACTTCCCAATCCATCCAAAACTATCTTGGTGGACAGGGGACGCCTTCCAGGCTGACAAAAAGCTACACAAACCCGACTTCCACAGAGTCAGGCAACTTTGGCGTGCAGATGGTTGCACTCACGCTGAATGTGTATTTCGACAATGCGGGCAAGATCGGCTCAAACGCACTGGCATTAAAGGATCTTGTCATTCTTTCAGGCAAGTTTGCAGGAAAGACAGTCTCTGAATTCCTTGCTCTTGCAAACAGGGCTTTGGGAGGTGAGGCCATTTCGGGCTACACCTATTCAGATTTTAATGATGCCGCAGCTGCAATTAATGAAAATTTTGACAATGGCACTGTGGACAAGGGTTTCCTTACATGCCCCACGGCTCCAAAGCCTGTTTCCATCGGCGACAAGGTTTGGCTGGACAGTGATCTGGACGGCGTCCAGGGATTGACTGAAGAGGGGCTTGAAGATGTAACGGTTCAGCTTTATAACTGCTCCGGTGCATTAATAAGTGAAACAACAACGGACCTTAACGGAAACTACTATTTCAAAAACCTGAATCCCGGTGATTACAAAATTAAATTTGTAATCACCGAAGGATATCTCTTTACAAAGAAGGACAACGGCGGCGACGATAAGGATTCTGATGCCGACCTGACAACAGGTTTTACAACCTGCTACACACTTTCCTCAGGTGAAAACAATTATACGGTTGATGCAGGCGTTTATGAAAAGCCTTCTCCTAAAGCATCACTTGGGAACCTCGTCTGGAACGACCTGAATCATAACGGCGTTCAGGATAATGGCGAAACGGGTATTGCAAATGTTACAGTTGAGCTTTACACATGCAGCGGAACCTTCGCTGCAACAACAACGACAAACTCCAACGGTATTTACGGATTTACAAACCTGAATGCAGGGGATTATAAAGTTAAATTCATTCTTCCTGAGAGTTATGCTTTTACGTCAAAAGATGCTTCAGAGGCAAATGATGAAACAGATTCAGATGCTGATCTGACAACAGGCTTTACCGGATGCTATACATTAAATGCCGGTGACGTAAACAACTCGGTTGATGCCGGAATGTACCAGGTTCAGCAGGACCTTAAGGCAGACCTGAGTCTGACAAAGACAGTTGACAATGCAGCTCCAAAGAATGGCGACAGGGTAACCTTCACAATTACTGTTACAAATAACGGTCCTGACGACGCTCACGGTGTTGTGGTTTCAGACCTTCTGATGCAGGGGCTGGATTTCATTGGAGCCACGGCTTCAGCCGGTGAATACAACAATACCACAGGCACCTGGAATGTTGGAACACTTCTTAAGGGAGCAAGCGCTAATTTAATAGTTGTTGTTAAAGTAAATGCCGGAACACTTATGACCGGTACGGTTGACCTGGGCCCGGCTTCTAACTTCAACGTTTTTGTTTTACAGGACGTTAACCAGCCTTCTTCAGACACACAGGGGCGCATGGCGGTTGGACGGGATGCAACGCTTGCACATTACAGCGTGGGCGACCAGCTTTCGGCAACTCCGGGCAGTGACGTGCTCATAGTCGGAAGAAACCTTACCTTCACTGTCGGCGACGTGTATTACGGAAATGTTGTCTACGGAAATTCAACAAATCTTCCGGTTGATCAGGTTGGTATTACAGGCGGCACTTTGAGACAGGGAACACCCATCGACTTTGATGCAGCAAAGACATACTTAAGAAACTTATCAACCCAGCTTGCACAGAAGGAGGCCAACGGTACGGTTGAATTCCAGTGGAGCGGCCTGACGCTCAGAGGTACTACTCCTTTACTTAACGTATTTAATGTTTCAGGAAGCGACCTTTCAAAATCGAGCAGCATGACAATAGACGTTCCAAATGGCGCAGTTGTTCTTGTTAATGTTGATGGCGACAGCGTAAGCTGGACAGGCGGGCTTACCGTCAGCGGTACAGACGTATCAAACGTCCTTTACAATTTCCATCAGGCAAGGGCGCTGAAAATACAGGGGATTGACGTGAGGGGATCAATTCTGGCGCCATTTGCCGATGTTAATTTTGCAGCCGGACAGGAAAACGGCCAGATGATCTGTAACTCTCTTACGGGCATGGGACAGTTCAATAATGTTCATTTTATCGGAAACATCCCGGCTGAAAGAAAGATTACAAACATTGCTGAAGTGTCAGCCGTAATTGAAAAAGATCCAGATTCAACCCCCGGTAACGGCGTTGAATCGGAAGATGACTTTGCCAGGGTGCTTGTAACTGTAAGCCCCGTAACTGACGGCAATACAGGAAACGGCAACACTGGAAGCAGCCAGAAATGGAATCACGTGGCAGACTTCATGAGCAATGAAATGGTCTGGAACGTAGCCTTCGACAACAGCGGTAACGCACTTGCCGGAACCTGGGGCGGACACATCTATAAGACAGAAGACAACGGCCAGAACTGGAGTGTCTTAAATGAAGGCATGAAAGCTGCATTTATCTGGTCAATAGTTGTAAATTCACAGAACCAGATCTTTGCAGGAACTGAAAAGGGTGTCTTCACTTCTGTTGACAACGGCAAATCGTGGAATGAAACAGGCCTTAAAGACATTGATGTACGCTCATTAGTAAAAGTCTCAGACGTTCTTTATGCCGGAACATGGGGTAAGGGCGTATATAAGTCCATAGATAACGGACAGACCTGGACAGAAGTCAATAAGGGTCTTAGCTGCCTTGCAGTACACGCTCTTACAGTTAGCTCGAAGGGTGAAATTTACGCCGGTACATTTGGCGGCGGCGTATTCAAGAGCGCTGACAACGGATCAAACTGGACAGATCTTAATGCCGGATATCCGTTCATCTGGGCACTTGGAACAACCTCAGACGGAATGCTTTATGCCGGAACCTACGGCGGCGGCGTTTACTACTCGAATGACGGCGGAGCAACATGGTCGAAATCAAATAACGGCCTTGCATCGCTCTTCATCTATTCAGTTACAGTAGACAATAAGGATAATGTTTATCTTTCTTCATGGGCCGGCGGAGTATACACAGCTTCAGCTAACGGCACGATCTGGAATTCACTTGGAATGGCAGGCCAGGGCGTGAGCACGGTAGCCGTAAATCCCAGAACAGGTTCACTGCTTATCGGAACAAGCCAAGGTACGGTTTACGAAACCAGCCTTAGCGTAACCGGAGTGGAAGAAAAGAAAGAAGTTCCAACAAGCTTCCAGCTCATGCAGAACTATCCGAACCCGTTTAATCCTTCCACTACAATTAAGTTCAGTGTACCTGCTGCAGGAACTTATACACTGAAGGTATTTGATGTATTAGGAAAGGAAGTTGCGGTTTTAATCAACAACGAGCTCACAGCCGGAAACTACACCGTAAGCTTCAATGCTGAGAAGCTTTCTACAGGCATGTATATCTACCACCTGCAGGGTAACGGCGTTAACATGACAAAGAAAATGCTTCTCATGAAGTAA